A portion of the Streptomyces erythrochromogenes genome contains these proteins:
- a CDS encoding (2Fe-2S)-binding protein, translating to MRVNFTVNGRQQEADDVWEGESLLYVLRERLGLPGSKNACEQGECGSCTVRLDGVPVCSCLVAAGQVEGRDVVTVEGLADFAKQREQHGHGGACGTGGGCGSKGVSTDEAKKWAAKPGDSQTGEGIELSNIQQAFIDAGAVQCGFCTPGLLVQADELLERNADPSDQDIREALSGNLCRCTGYEKILDAVRLAAARQGEAV from the coding sequence ATGCGCGTCAATTTCACCGTCAACGGTCGTCAGCAGGAAGCCGACGACGTCTGGGAGGGCGAGTCCCTTCTCTACGTGCTGCGTGAGCGCCTGGGTCTGCCCGGCTCCAAGAACGCGTGCGAGCAGGGCGAATGCGGCTCCTGCACCGTCCGCCTCGACGGCGTGCCGGTCTGTTCCTGCCTGGTGGCCGCCGGTCAGGTCGAGGGCCGCGACGTCGTGACCGTCGAGGGCCTGGCCGACTTCGCCAAGCAGCGTGAGCAGCACGGCCACGGCGGTGCCTGCGGCACCGGCGGCGGCTGCGGCAGCAAGGGCGTGTCCACCGACGAGGCCAAGAAGTGGGCCGCCAAGCCCGGCGACTCGCAGACCGGCGAGGGCATCGAGCTCTCCAACATCCAGCAGGCGTTCATCGACGCCGGCGCCGTCCAGTGCGGTTTCTGCACCCCTGGTCTGCTGGTCCAGGCCGACGAGCTCCTCGAGCGCAACGCGGACCCGTCCGACCAGGACATCCGTGAGGCCCTTTCCGGCAACCTGTGCCGCTGCACGGGCTACGAGAAGATCCTCGACGCGGTCCGCCTCGCGGCCGCCCGTCAGGGAGAGGCGGTCTGA
- a CDS encoding pyruvate dehydrogenase, with protein MAKQNVAEQFVDILVRAGVRRMYGVVGDSLNPVVDAIRRTDGIEWIQVRHEETAAFAAGAEAQITGRLAACAGSCGPGNLHLINGLYDAQRSMAPVIALASHIPSGEIGLGYFQETHPDQLFRECSHYSELISNPQQMPRLLQSAVQHAIGRSGVSVVALPGDIAAQPAPEKAVEHALVTARPTVRPGDGEIEKLVRLVDEADRVTLFCGSGTAGAHAEVMEFAGRVKAPVGHALRGKEWIQYDNPYDVGMSGLLGYGAAYEATHECDLLVLLGTDFPYNAFLPDDVKIVQVDIRPEHLGRRSQLDLAVWGDVRETLRALNARVKAKTDRRFLDRMLKKHADALEEVVKAYTRKVEKHTPIHPEYVASVLDELADEDAVFTVDTGMCNVWAARYLSPNGKRRIIGSFSHGSMANALPQAIGAQFTDPGRQVVSMSGDGGFSMLMGDFLTLVQYDLPVKVVLFNNSSLGMVELEMLVSGLPSYGTRNKNPDFAAIARAAGAYGVRVEKPKQLTGALKDAFRHRGPALVDVVTDPNALSIPPKISAEMVTGFALSASKIVLDGGVGRMIQMARSNLRNVPRP; from the coding sequence ATGGCCAAGCAGAACGTGGCGGAGCAGTTCGTCGACATCCTCGTGCGCGCCGGCGTGCGGCGGATGTACGGAGTCGTCGGCGACAGCCTCAACCCGGTGGTGGACGCGATCCGCCGGACCGACGGCATCGAGTGGATCCAGGTCCGCCACGAGGAGACCGCGGCCTTCGCGGCGGGCGCCGAGGCCCAGATCACCGGCCGCCTCGCCGCCTGCGCCGGCTCCTGCGGCCCGGGGAACCTGCACCTGATCAACGGGCTGTACGACGCCCAGCGCTCGATGGCCCCGGTCATCGCGCTCGCCTCGCACATCCCCTCCGGCGAGATCGGCCTGGGCTACTTCCAGGAGACCCACCCCGACCAGCTGTTCCGCGAGTGCAGCCACTACAGCGAGCTGATCTCCAACCCGCAGCAGATGCCGCGGCTGCTCCAGAGCGCCGTACAGCACGCCATCGGCCGCAGCGGCGTCAGCGTGGTCGCGCTGCCCGGGGACATCGCCGCCCAGCCGGCCCCGGAGAAGGCGGTGGAGCACGCCCTCGTCACCGCCCGGCCCACCGTGCGGCCCGGCGACGGTGAGATCGAGAAGCTGGTCCGGCTGGTCGACGAGGCGGACCGGGTGACGCTCTTCTGCGGCAGCGGCACCGCCGGCGCACACGCCGAGGTCATGGAGTTCGCCGGCCGGGTCAAGGCCCCCGTCGGGCACGCCCTGCGCGGCAAGGAGTGGATCCAGTACGACAATCCCTACGACGTCGGCATGAGCGGGCTGCTCGGCTACGGCGCGGCCTACGAGGCCACCCACGAGTGCGACCTGCTGGTCCTGCTCGGCACGGACTTCCCGTACAACGCCTTCCTGCCCGACGACGTGAAGATCGTCCAGGTGGACATCCGCCCCGAACACCTCGGCCGACGCTCCCAGTTGGACCTCGCGGTGTGGGGAGACGTACGGGAGACCCTGCGCGCCCTCAACGCGCGGGTGAAGGCCAAGACGGACCGCCGCTTCCTGGACCGGATGCTGAAGAAGCACGCGGACGCCCTGGAGGAGGTGGTGAAGGCCTACACCCGCAAGGTCGAGAAGCACACCCCGATCCATCCCGAGTACGTGGCCTCGGTCCTCGACGAACTGGCCGACGAGGATGCGGTGTTCACGGTCGACACGGGCATGTGCAACGTGTGGGCGGCACGCTATCTTTCCCCGAACGGCAAGCGCCGCATCATCGGCTCCTTCAGCCACGGCTCGATGGCCAACGCCCTCCCGCAGGCCATCGGCGCGCAGTTCACCGATCCCGGCCGTCAAGTGGTGTCGATGTCCGGCGACGGCGGTTTCTCCATGCTGATGGGAGATTTCCTCACCCTGGTGCAGTACGACCTGCCCGTCAAAGTAGTGCTCTTCAACAACTCATCCCTCGGAATGGTCGAGTTGGAGATGCTGGTTTCCGGCCTCCCCTCCTACGGGACGCGGAACAAGAACCCGGACTTCGCCGCGATCGCCCGCGCGGCGGGCGCCTACGGGGTGCGCGTGGAGAAGCCCAAGCAGCTCACCGGTGCTTTGAAGGACGCTTTCCGGCATCGGGGACCCGCTCTGGTGGACGTGGTGACCGACCCCAACGCCCTGTCCATTCCGCCGAAGATCAGCGCCGAAATGGTGACCGGATTCGCACTTTCGGCCAGCAAGATCGTGCTCGACGGAGGGGTGGGGCGCATGATCCAGATGGCTCGATCCAACCTCCGCAACGTGCCCCGCCCGTAA
- a CDS encoding FAD binding domain-containing protein, whose product MDFLRPASWEEALAAKAEYPTAVPIAGGTDIMVEINFDHRRPEYLLDLNRIELLREWEVGEEVTKLGASVPYTQIMENLRTTLPGLALASHTVASPQIRNRGGVGGNLGCASPAGDSHPALLAAGCEVEVESVRGSRMIPIDEFYTGVKRNALAADELIKSVHIKNATGPQQYSKVGTRNAMVIAVCGFGLALHPDTRTVRTGIASAAPTPIRAKAAEEFLNAALEEGGFWDNGKVITPSIAKQFGELASGACNPIDDVRGTAKYRRHAVGILARRQLVWTWEQYRGTNGRSLEGAA is encoded by the coding sequence ATGGACTTCCTTCGCCCCGCCAGCTGGGAGGAGGCACTCGCCGCTAAGGCCGAGTACCCCACAGCTGTGCCGATTGCGGGTGGCACCGACATCATGGTCGAGATCAACTTCGACCACCGCCGTCCGGAGTACCTCCTCGACCTCAACCGCATCGAGCTGCTGCGGGAGTGGGAGGTAGGCGAGGAGGTCACCAAGCTCGGCGCCTCCGTCCCGTACACCCAGATCATGGAGAACCTGCGGACCACCCTGCCGGGTCTCGCGCTCGCCTCGCACACGGTCGCGTCCCCGCAGATCCGCAACCGCGGCGGCGTCGGCGGCAACCTCGGTTGCGCCTCGCCCGCCGGTGACTCCCACCCCGCCCTGCTGGCCGCCGGCTGCGAGGTCGAGGTCGAGTCCGTACGCGGCTCGCGCATGATCCCGATCGACGAGTTCTACACCGGCGTCAAGCGCAACGCGCTGGCCGCCGACGAGCTCATCAAGTCGGTCCACATCAAGAACGCCACGGGCCCCCAGCAGTACTCGAAGGTCGGCACCCGCAACGCGATGGTCATCGCGGTGTGCGGCTTCGGCCTCGCCCTGCACCCCGACACCCGCACCGTGCGTACGGGCATCGCCTCGGCCGCCCCGACCCCGATCCGGGCCAAGGCCGCCGAGGAGTTCCTGAACGCCGCGCTCGAAGAGGGCGGCTTCTGGGACAACGGCAAGGTCATCACCCCGTCGATCGCCAAGCAGTTCGGTGAGCTCGCCTCCGGCGCGTGCAACCCGATCGACGACGTCCGTGGCACGGCGAAGTACCGCCGTCACGCGGTTGGCATCCTCGCTCGCCGCCAGCTCGTCTGGACCTGGGAGCAGTACCGCGGCACGAACGGCCGCTCGCTTGAAGGGGCTGCGTAA
- a CDS encoding DUF2637 domain-containing protein, whose amino-acid sequence MRLTDISLDWLLPGSLLILGVLAAVAVLARGKRESEKAAADDSWERSEERRRRKEAVYGTASYVLLFCCAAVAAALSFHGLVGFGRQNLNLSGGWEYLVPFGLDGAAMFCSVLAVREASHGDAALGSRMLVWLFAGAAAWFNWVHAPRGLGHDGAPQFFAGMSLSAAVLFDRALKQTRRAALREQGLIPRPLPQIRMVRWLRAPRETFGAWSLMLLEGVRTLDEAVDEVREDKKEREQDRHRRRDQNRLDRARIKALGRQNRAFGRSRGRQVELPELTQGAGSAPVGAEPAIPESGQLPLLLRPSLQAVGRTEPTDVTGTRTVDLTAEDDTQTIPRLDSLERKLKDLEQQFG is encoded by the coding sequence ATGAGACTGACCGACATATCGCTGGACTGGCTGCTGCCCGGCAGTCTGCTGATCCTGGGCGTACTTGCGGCGGTTGCGGTACTGGCACGTGGCAAGCGCGAGAGCGAGAAGGCCGCGGCCGACGACAGCTGGGAGCGCAGCGAGGAGCGGCGGCGGCGCAAGGAGGCCGTCTACGGCACGGCCTCCTACGTCCTGCTCTTCTGCTGCGCGGCGGTGGCCGCCGCGCTCTCCTTCCACGGGCTGGTCGGCTTCGGCCGGCAGAACCTCAACCTCTCCGGAGGCTGGGAGTACCTGGTCCCCTTCGGCCTCGACGGCGCCGCCATGTTCTGTTCGGTCCTCGCCGTCCGCGAGGCCAGCCACGGTGACGCGGCCCTCGGTTCGCGCATGCTGGTCTGGCTGTTCGCGGGGGCGGCCGCCTGGTTCAACTGGGTGCACGCCCCGCGCGGTCTGGGTCACGACGGCGCTCCGCAGTTCTTCGCGGGGATGTCGCTCTCGGCGGCCGTCCTCTTCGACCGCGCCCTCAAGCAGACCCGCCGGGCGGCGCTGCGCGAACAGGGCCTGATCCCGAGGCCCTTGCCGCAGATCCGGATGGTCCGCTGGCTGCGGGCCCCCCGGGAGACCTTCGGCGCATGGTCCCTCATGCTGCTGGAGGGGGTGCGCACCCTCGACGAGGCCGTGGACGAGGTGCGCGAGGACAAGAAGGAGCGGGAGCAGGACCGGCACCGCAGGCGCGACCAGAACCGGCTCGACCGGGCGCGCATCAAGGCGCTGGGCCGGCAGAACCGGGCGTTCGGGCGGTCCCGCGGCCGTCAGGTCGAGCTCCCGGAGCTGACGCAGGGAGCGGGCTCCGCGCCGGTCGGCGCGGAGCCGGCCATACCGGAATCGGGACAGCTGCCGCTACTCCTCCGGCCCTCCCTGCAGGCCGTGGGCCGCACCGAACCCACTGACGTGACCGGCACCCGGACGGTGGACCTCACCGCCGAGGACGACACCCAGACCATTCCCCGGCTGGACTCGCTGGAGCGCAAACTGAAAGACCTGGAGCAGCAGTTCGGCTGA
- a CDS encoding PucR family transcriptional regulator, with protein MRLRALLETEALGLRLLGGEDELDRTVRGVMTTDLRDPSRYLSGGELVLTGLAWRRNSADSEPFVRILASAGVAGLAAGEAELGDIPDDLVSACVRNRLPLFAVNEDVAFATITEYVVRQVSGERAGDLAAVVDRHRRLMTSGPAGGGPDVVLDLLTTDLDLRAWVLSPTGRQIAGAGEPLAPGICAALAGEHLAAVRTGRRGPHRISIQGITYSLFPIRGHGRGAAGPAARDVRETVLSDWLLAVEADAGDWPAERLDLLQGVTQLIAVERDRRDAARTVRRRLAQEVLELVQTGAAPAEIAARLRVAAPVLLPGLGAAPHWQVVVARVDWEGGDIPGGPVAQSLLEEILVDPSVSGPEPSDRIAVAHAGDEAIALVPLPSLSGDAGEDKGPDSALHADVLLATVREPLAAGLADDGRLTLGVSAAVHSAEGLRGALEEARHARRVAAARPGRVCAAGHHELASHVLLLPFVPDDVRRAFTARLLDPLRDYDRRHRAELIPTLEAFLDCDGSWTRCATRLHLHVNTLRYRVGRIEQLTARDLSRLEDKLDFFLALRMS; from the coding sequence ATGCGGCTGCGCGCACTGCTGGAGACCGAGGCGCTGGGGCTGCGGCTGCTCGGTGGCGAGGACGAACTCGACCGTACGGTCCGCGGGGTCATGACGACCGACCTGCGCGATCCCAGCCGGTACCTGTCCGGAGGCGAACTCGTCCTCACCGGCCTGGCATGGAGACGAAATTCAGCCGACTCCGAGCCATTCGTACGAATCCTCGCCAGCGCCGGCGTCGCGGGGCTGGCGGCGGGCGAGGCGGAGCTCGGCGACATCCCGGACGACCTCGTATCGGCCTGTGTGCGCAACCGGCTGCCGCTGTTCGCCGTGAACGAGGACGTTGCATTCGCCACGATCACCGAGTACGTCGTACGGCAGGTCTCGGGCGAGCGCGCCGGGGACCTGGCGGCCGTCGTGGACCGGCACCGCCGCCTGATGACATCGGGTCCGGCGGGGGGCGGCCCCGACGTGGTGCTGGATCTCCTCACCACCGACCTCGACCTCCGGGCCTGGGTGCTGTCCCCCACCGGCCGGCAGATCGCCGGGGCGGGAGAGCCGCTGGCGCCGGGCATCTGCGCAGCACTGGCGGGCGAGCACCTCGCGGCGGTCCGGACGGGCCGTAGGGGACCGCACCGGATCTCCATCCAGGGTATTACCTACTCGCTCTTCCCGATCAGGGGACACGGCCGCGGCGCCGCAGGTCCGGCCGCCCGGGACGTGCGCGAGACCGTGCTGTCCGACTGGCTGCTGGCCGTCGAGGCGGACGCCGGCGACTGGCCGGCCGAGCGTCTGGACCTCCTCCAGGGCGTCACCCAGCTGATCGCCGTGGAGCGCGACCGGCGCGACGCCGCCCGCACCGTGCGCCGCCGCCTCGCACAGGAGGTCCTGGAGCTGGTCCAGACGGGCGCCGCGCCCGCCGAGATCGCCGCCCGCCTGCGGGTCGCGGCCCCGGTGCTGCTGCCCGGGCTGGGTGCCGCCCCGCACTGGCAGGTCGTGGTGGCACGGGTGGACTGGGAGGGCGGGGACATCCCCGGCGGCCCGGTGGCCCAGTCGCTGCTGGAGGAGATCCTCGTCGACCCGTCGGTCTCGGGCCCGGAGCCGTCCGACCGGATCGCGGTGGCCCATGCGGGTGACGAGGCCATCGCACTGGTGCCGCTGCCCTCGCTGTCCGGTGACGCCGGGGAGGACAAGGGCCCGGACTCGGCCCTGCACGCCGACGTGCTGCTGGCGACCGTACGGGAGCCCCTGGCGGCCGGCCTGGCCGACGACGGCCGGCTCACGCTGGGCGTCAGCGCCGCCGTGCACTCCGCCGAGGGGCTGCGCGGGGCGCTGGAGGAGGCCCGGCACGCCCGCCGGGTCGCGGCGGCCCGGCCGGGCCGGGTCTGCGCGGCGGGCCACCACGAGCTGGCCTCGCACGTGCTGCTGCTGCCGTTCGTCCCGGACGACGTGCGCCGCGCCTTCACCGCCCGGCTGCTGGACCCGCTGCGGGACTACGACCGGCGCCACCGGGCGGAGCTCATCCCGACGCTGGAGGCCTTCCTGGACTGCGACGGCTCCTGGACCCGCTGCGCGACCCGGTTGCACCTGCACGTCAACACGCTGCGCTACCGGGTCGGGCGAATCGAGCAGTTGACGGCGCGGGACCTGTCCCGGTTGGAGGACAAGCTCGACTTCTTCCTGGCACTGCGCATGAGCTGA
- a CDS encoding (2Fe-2S)-binding protein: protein MTVSTLPALAPAPPGSAVAEAFARLADVYGGLRVAERAAHEPSPRGAGWVGADELAAGGAALDAFLAWDNAQVLRDYGTQARPDVVASFGLHRYAWPACLLITLPWFLHRRVPRLPVAEVAFHRALGRMTVHVESFACLPDDPAAALPGARVVPDEEALREEVRAAVAQHLEPVLEGFGPRMRRGRRALWGMVTDEVVESLWYVGHLLGEEQRTMAELEALLPGSTAPYTGAAGFRTLAGPDGRELPTRDRASCCFFYTIRPEDTCVTCPRTCDADRITRLTAEAA from the coding sequence ATGACCGTCTCGACCCTCCCGGCGCTCGCCCCCGCCCCGCCCGGCTCTGCGGTGGCCGAAGCGTTCGCCCGGCTGGCCGACGTGTACGGCGGACTGCGCGTCGCCGAGCGAGCCGCGCACGAGCCCTCCCCTCGCGGTGCGGGGTGGGTCGGCGCGGACGAGCTGGCGGCCGGCGGGGCCGCCCTGGACGCCTTCCTCGCCTGGGACAACGCCCAGGTCCTGAGGGACTACGGGACCCAGGCGCGGCCCGATGTGGTCGCGAGCTTCGGGCTGCACCGGTACGCGTGGCCCGCCTGCCTGCTGATCACGCTCCCGTGGTTCCTCCACCGGCGGGTCCCCCGGCTCCCGGTCGCCGAGGTCGCCTTCCACCGGGCCCTCGGCCGGATGACCGTGCACGTCGAGAGCTTCGCCTGCCTGCCGGACGACCCGGCGGCCGCCCTCCCCGGGGCCCGGGTCGTGCCCGACGAGGAGGCGCTGCGCGAGGAGGTGCGGGCTGCGGTGGCCCAGCACCTCGAACCCGTGCTGGAAGGTTTCGGCCCGCGCATGCGGCGCGGCCGCCGCGCCCTGTGGGGCATGGTCACGGACGAGGTCGTCGAGAGCCTCTGGTACGTGGGCCACCTGCTCGGCGAGGAACAGCGGACGATGGCCGAACTGGAGGCGCTCCTGCCGGGCTCGACGGCCCCGTACACCGGGGCCGCCGGATTCCGTACGCTCGCGGGCCCCGACGGCCGCGAACTCCCCACCCGGGACCGGGCCAGCTGCTGCTTCTTCTACACGATCCGCCCGGAGGACACCTGCGTCACCTGCCCCCGCACCTGCGACGCGGACCGCATCACCCGCCTCACGGCCGAAGCCGCCTGA
- the pucD gene encoding xanthine dehydrogenase subunit D: protein MAQNTRTVGTPTNVTQKHNKGGIGESTLRPDGTLKVTGEFAYSSDMWHEDMLWGQTLRSTVAHAEIVSIDISEALAMPGVYSVLTYDDLPAEMKNYGLEIQDTPVLANGRVRHHGEPVALVAADHPETARRAAAKIKIDYRELPLVTDEASALAPDAPLIHEGRDDHHSGHVPHPNIVHRQPIIRGNVEEARKRADVIVEGEYTFGMQDQAFLGPESGLAVPSEDGGVDLYVATQWLHSDLQQIAPVLGLPPEKVRMTLSGVGGAFGGREDISMQIHACLLALATNKPVKIVYNRFESFFGHVHRHPAKLWYEHGATKDGKITHMKCKIVLDGGAYASASPAVVGNASSLSVGPYVVDDVDIEAIALYTNNPPCGAMRGFGAVQACFAYEAQMDKLAAKLGMDPVEFRQLNAMEMGTIMPTGQVVDSPAPVAELLRRVKARPLPPERQWETAGEGADVRALPGGLSNTTHGEGVVRGVGYAVGIKNVGFSEGFDDYSTARVRLEVINGEPVAMVHTAMAEVGQGGVTVHAQIARTELGVTQVTIHPADTQVGSAGSTSASRQTYMTGGAVKNTCEHVREALLEMGRRKNGSYHPAWAHAELLLEGGKVVTDGGEVLADIADILENEAIDLELEFRHRPTVAFDLKTGQGDGHVQYTFAAHRAVVEVDTELGLVKVVELATAQDVGKALNMLSVVGQIQGGTTQGLGVAVMEEIIVDPKTAKVRNPSFTDYLIPTILDTPTIPVDVLELADPNAPYGLRGLGEAPTLSSTPAVLAAIRQATGLELNKTPIRPEALTGTL from the coding sequence ATGGCCCAGAACACCCGTACCGTCGGCACGCCGACGAACGTCACCCAGAAGCACAACAAGGGCGGCATCGGCGAGTCCACTCTCCGCCCGGACGGCACCCTCAAGGTCACCGGTGAGTTCGCGTACTCCTCGGACATGTGGCACGAGGACATGCTGTGGGGCCAGACCCTGCGCAGCACCGTCGCCCACGCCGAGATCGTCTCCATCGACATCTCCGAGGCGCTGGCCATGCCGGGCGTCTACTCGGTCCTGACCTACGACGACCTGCCGGCCGAGATGAAGAACTACGGCCTGGAGATCCAGGACACCCCCGTTCTCGCCAACGGCCGGGTGCGCCACCACGGTGAGCCGGTCGCCCTCGTGGCCGCCGACCACCCGGAGACCGCCCGCCGCGCGGCCGCCAAGATCAAGATCGACTACCGGGAGCTGCCGCTCGTCACGGACGAGGCCTCGGCCCTGGCCCCCGACGCGCCGCTGATCCACGAGGGCCGCGACGACCACCACTCCGGCCACGTCCCGCACCCGAACATCGTGCACCGCCAGCCGATCATCCGCGGCAACGTGGAGGAGGCCCGCAAGCGAGCCGACGTCATCGTCGAGGGCGAGTACACCTTCGGCATGCAGGACCAGGCCTTCCTCGGCCCGGAGTCCGGTCTCGCCGTGCCCTCCGAGGACGGCGGCGTCGACCTCTACGTCGCCACCCAGTGGCTGCACTCGGACCTCCAGCAGATCGCCCCGGTCCTGGGCCTGCCGCCGGAGAAGGTGCGCATGACGCTCTCCGGCGTCGGCGGTGCCTTCGGCGGCCGCGAGGACATCTCGATGCAGATCCACGCCTGCCTGCTGGCCCTCGCGACCAACAAGCCGGTCAAGATCGTCTACAACCGCTTCGAGTCCTTCTTCGGCCACGTGCACCGCCACCCGGCGAAGCTCTGGTACGAGCACGGCGCCACCAAGGACGGCAAGATCACGCACATGAAGTGCAAGATCGTGCTCGACGGCGGTGCCTACGCCTCGGCCTCCCCGGCCGTCGTCGGCAACGCCTCCTCCCTCTCCGTCGGCCCGTACGTCGTCGACGACGTCGACATCGAGGCGATCGCGCTCTACACGAACAACCCGCCCTGCGGCGCGATGCGCGGCTTCGGCGCCGTCCAGGCCTGCTTCGCGTACGAGGCCCAGATGGACAAGCTCGCGGCGAAGCTGGGCATGGACCCGGTCGAGTTCCGCCAGCTGAACGCCATGGAGATGGGCACGATCATGCCCACCGGCCAGGTCGTGGACTCCCCGGCGCCGGTCGCCGAGCTGCTGCGCCGGGTCAAGGCCCGCCCGCTGCCGCCGGAGCGCCAGTGGGAGACGGCCGGCGAGGGCGCGGACGTCCGCGCGCTGCCGGGCGGTCTGTCGAACACCACCCACGGCGAGGGCGTCGTCCGCGGCGTCGGCTACGCGGTCGGCATCAAGAACGTCGGCTTCTCCGAGGGCTTCGACGACTACTCCACCGCCCGCGTGCGCCTGGAGGTCATCAACGGCGAGCCCGTGGCGATGGTCCACACGGCCATGGCGGAGGTCGGCCAGGGCGGTGTCACCGTCCATGCGCAGATCGCCCGTACCGAGCTGGGCGTCACGCAGGTGACCATCCACCCGGCCGACACGCAGGTCGGCTCCGCCGGTTCCACGTCCGCCTCGCGGCAGACGTACATGACCGGTGGCGCCGTGAAGAACACCTGTGAGCACGTCCGCGAGGCGCTGCTGGAGATGGGCCGCCGCAAGAACGGCTCCTACCACCCGGCCTGGGCGCACGCCGAGCTCCTCCTGGAGGGCGGCAAGGTCGTCACCGACGGCGGCGAGGTCCTCGCGGACATCGCCGACATCCTGGAGAACGAGGCGATCGACCTCGAGCTCGAGTTCCGCCACCGCCCGACGGTCGCCTTCGACCTGAAGACCGGCCAGGGCGACGGCCACGTCCAGTACACCTTCGCCGCGCACCGCGCGGTCGTCGAGGTGGACACCGAGCTCGGCCTGGTCAAGGTCGTCGAGCTGGCGACCGCCCAGGACGTGGGCAAGGCCCTCAACATGCTCTCCGTGGTCGGCCAGATCCAGGGTGGTACCACCCAGGGTCTCGGCGTGGCGGTCATGGAGGAGATCATCGTGGACCCGAAGACCGCGAAGGTGCGCAACCCCTCCTTCACGGACTACCTGATCCCGACCATCCTCGACACCCCGACCATCCCGGTCGACGTCCTGGAGCTCGCCGACCCGAACGCGCCGTACGGCCTTCGCGGTCTGGGCGAGGCCCCGACCCTGTCGTCCACCCCGGCCGTCCTCGCGGCGATCCGGCAGGCGACCGGGCTGGAGCTCAACAAGACCCCGATCCGTCCGGAAGCCCTCACCGGGACCCTCTAG
- a CDS encoding ATP-binding protein, translating into MLRITRSVRRADLKAVGEVRRALRELMRHRCRTEATDVAELLITELVTNALVHTDRGAEVSASLTAARLRVEVRDHAARRPRPYVPTADDGTHGRGLVLVEALADEWGVDALALGGGKVVWFELDGRREAPYAAGPA; encoded by the coding sequence ATGCTGCGCATCACCCGGAGCGTGCGCCGCGCGGACCTGAAGGCGGTGGGCGAGGTCCGCCGGGCACTCAGGGAGCTGATGCGCCACCGGTGCAGGACCGAGGCCACGGACGTGGCCGAGCTGCTGATCACGGAGCTCGTCACCAACGCCCTCGTCCACACCGACCGGGGCGCGGAGGTGTCCGCGAGCCTCACGGCCGCACGGTTACGGGTGGAGGTCCGCGACCACGCGGCACGCCGACCCCGGCCGTACGTACCGACCGCCGACGACGGTACGCACGGCCGGGGACTGGTGCTGGTGGAGGCGCTGGCCGACGAGTGGGGCGTGGACGCGCTCGCCCTGGGCGGCGGCAAGGTGGTGTGGTTCGAGCTCGACGGGCGCCGCGAGGCCCCGTACGCCGCAGGGCCCGCCTGA
- a CDS encoding GntR family transcriptional regulator, translated as MHETAHARVPAQKRKVMRHSVRGQVLDALRAALVDGELVPGEIYSGPALGERFGVSATPVREAMQQLAVEGAVECLPNRGFRVLSRTPRELAELAEVRALLEVPVMLRLARTVPEATWQTLRPAAAATAEAAAAGDLPGYAEADRAFHRAVLRLAGNDRLVQVAEELHRRAQWPLPGAPRVRRADLVADAAEHSALLEALIARDLPVVESLVREHFAGA; from the coding sequence GTGCACGAAACGGCCCACGCCCGGGTACCGGCACAAAAGCGGAAGGTCATGCGCCATTCGGTGCGCGGGCAGGTCCTCGACGCCCTGCGCGCGGCCCTGGTCGACGGCGAGCTCGTGCCCGGGGAGATCTACTCCGGCCCGGCGCTGGGGGAGCGCTTCGGGGTCTCCGCGACCCCGGTGCGCGAGGCGATGCAGCAGCTGGCCGTCGAGGGAGCGGTGGAATGCCTCCCGAACCGGGGCTTCCGCGTCCTGTCCCGCACCCCGCGGGAGCTCGCCGAGCTGGCCGAGGTCCGGGCGCTGCTCGAAGTCCCCGTCATGCTGCGACTGGCCCGCACCGTGCCCGAAGCCACCTGGCAGACCCTGCGCCCGGCCGCTGCCGCCACGGCCGAGGCGGCCGCCGCGGGCGACCTGCCGGGCTACGCGGAGGCGGACCGGGCCTTCCACCGGGCGGTGCTGCGGCTCGCCGGCAACGACCGGCTGGTACAGGTGGCCGAGGAGCTCCACCGCCGCGCCCAGTGGCCCCTGCCGGGCGCCCCGCGCGTGCGGCGGGCCGATCTCGTCGCCGACGCGGCCGAGCACTCGGCCCTGCTGGAGGCCCTGATCGCCCGAGACCTCCCGGTGGTGGAATCGCTCGTACGGGAGCACTTCGCCGGAGCCTGA